The DNA sequence GGAACTCGCGCTGGACTATGCTGAACTGCAGAGTCTCTCCGCCGCGTCCGGCGTCCCCATGCCTGTCCTTCTCGAGCGGTTCAAGGCTGCGGGGGTCACCGGCGTGGCGATCACCGAGCAGCTGTTCGGCGATCTGACGGCAACCGGGCAGGCCTCCCTGACGGAGCGCTACTCCCCGGAGACTCCGCTCACCGTTGTGCGCGTGCAGGATTCCGCGCTCAGGGAGAGGCTCTATCGTTTACTGGGCGAGCGTCTCCCCCCGGAGACCGTACTTCGGGTCCCGGAGGATTTCGCCCCTCAGGCATCCGACGAGATCGTCGTGAAGGCTGCGCCATTGACGCTCAACGGCATCGGCCTGGGGCTTCAGCCCGAGGCAGTCAGCATTGTGCGTGAGTCGGGGCTCGACGTCGTCGCCCGGCTGCAGAACAATCCCGTGCTCACCGTCAAGGCCGTGGACGCCGCTATCTCCGAGATGCGGGCTGCCAGCGTCACCAGGCTGATCTGCTCGGGCGAGGAGGTCCTGGGGTTCCGCGGCCTTATCGAGGCGGTTGCGGCGCGTCTGAAGTCCGCAGGCATGGCGTACGGCTCGGTCGAGTTCGCCAAGCAGCGAGGTGACGCGGGGATGTGTCGTCACCTCGATGGGTTCTTCATCAGGGTGCACAGCATTCCTCTTCCGGAGATGGCGGCTCTGTCGGCGAGCCAGGCAACTGAGCGCTTTGCCCGTGCAGTCAAGGAGCGCAACATCCGCTTGTGCTACGTCAGGCTCTTCGAGGCTACCGGCGAGGACCCTGTCGAGGCAAATGTCAGGTTCGTCGGGGGAATCCACGAAGCTCTCCGATCTGTCGGATACTCCGCCGGTCCCGCGAAGCCGTTCGATGATAGGCCGCGCTCAAGTGCGCTGACTGCCGTCATGGGAGTCTCGACCGCTGCGGGATGCATCCTACTGCTCAGCTCACTGATCACTCTCTCTGCGGCGGTACAGTTCGTGCTCCTGTCTGCCCTATCAGCGTTGTTCGTCGGCCTCACCCTTGCGGGCGACTTCGGGATGCAGATGACGGCGCTGTCGGTAGCGGTAATCTTCCCGACGCTGGGGGTGTTTCGAGTCTACGGGCCGTACCTCGGGAGGGAGATATCTGGCTCGTTCAGGCATCCGGCCCTGCGTTCCACCGCCCGGTTCGTGCGCGCGTCCGCCTATACGCTTGCCGGCGCCCTGATGATCGGCGGCATGCTCGGAACCCGGGACTATATGTTGAAGGTCGAGCAGTTTGCCGGGATCAAGGTTGCCCATCTGCTCCCTCTGCTTCTTGTCGTGCTGTTGATGTCTGCGGGGCTGCCGATGATGAATGAGGCCCTGCCTGTCGCGTGGAGGAGGATTCGGGCGAACCTGAGGGAGGTCGGCGCCAGCCCGCTGTTCATCTGGCAGGCCATGGCGCTGCTTTTCGCGGTCGGAATCATCGGTTTCGCGCTGCTCCGAACGGGCAACGATCCCGGTGTGGGTGTCAGCGGCCTCGAACTGAAGTTCCGTGCTATTCTGGACAAGGTGCTGGTCGTGCGGCCGCGAACCAAGGAATTCCTGATCGGCCACCCCGCGCTGATCATCGGTGCGGCATTCCTCTTCGCCAGGCGCAGGACGATCGGTCTGCCGCTTCTCGCGCTGGGCGTGCTGGGCCAGGTCTCCATGCTCAACACCTTCTGCCACATACATACACCGCTGGCCGTCACCATAATGCGTGCGTTCAACGGGATCGTCCTAAGCGTGCTCATAGCCTTGCCGGTATGGTGGTTCGTGTGCAAACCAATCGTCCGAGCGACGGCTCCGTCCTCCCGGAACGACGACGGGAAGTAACCTTTGGCCGCCTCAAAACGTATAACAATATCAGGATACTACGGTTTCTCGAACGCCGGCGATGAAGCGGTTCTCGCTTCGATCGTCGGCGGGCTGCGCCGTCATATGGGAGACGGCGTTGAGATTACCGTTCTCTCCGCGACCCCCGCGGAGACCGCCGATGCCTACGGCGTGACGGCAGTTCCACGGATGGATATGGGCCGCGTGAGGGAGGCGATTCACGGCTGCGATCTGTTGATCAGCGGCGGCGGAAGCCTGATCCAGGATGCGACGAGCTTCAAGTCGCTGGTGTACTACCTGCTGGTGATCACGACCGCAAGGCGCGCCGGTCGCCAAGTGATGATCCTGGGGCAGGGGATCGGCCCGCTCCGGCGGTTGTCGTCCCGTGAGTTCACTCGGATGGCTCTCGACGGAGTCCCGCTGATCACCGTGCGGGACCTCGAATCGGCGGATCTGCTTGCGGAGATTGGGGTCAGGCGCTCCCGGATCGAGGTGACGGCAGACCCGACTCTCGTGCTTGAACCATGCGATCCGGAGCAGGCGCGCAAGCTTCTCTCCGAGTCGGGCGTCGGTCCGAGCGATGCTGTAGTGGCGGTGGCGCTGAGGGAATGGCCCGAGTCGCCGGGGCTCGAGGAAGCCGCGGCAGCCGCGTTGAGTCGACTCTCGGCTCGGATTCCTGCGAGGCTGCTGCTGGTTCCAATGCAGCGCCCCGAGGATTTCCGCCTGGCGGAGCGAGTCCGGGAGTCTGTCGGCGACAAAGTGGCGGTCCTGCGCCAGGGATGCGATCCACGTCTCATTCTGGGCGTGATCGCGGAGTGCCGGATGGTGATCGCCATGCGCCTTCACGCGCTGATATTCGCAGCGTCCGCTGGGGTACCGGCGGTCGGCATTGCTTACGATCCAAAGGTAGAGAGCTTCCTCTCGGCATCCGGGCAGGAGTCGGTGTCGCTGGCCGAGATGGAATCCGGCGTGCTGACTGATCGGGTGCTGGAAGCCTGGGATCGTCGTGACGAGCTCTGCAGGCGCCTGTCGGCGCGAGTTCCGGCGATGAGAGAGTTGGCCGAAAGGAATCTCAGCCTGGCTGTTGAGTGCATTGACAGACGCGGTCGCTGAGACGGCCTGCGGCGCGGGGTCAATTGCGCTCGAGCGGAAATGGAGGCTTCAGATGAAGAGTTTCGAGTCTCGGATGATCCTGATGCTGTTCGCGGTTTCGTTCGCGGCCGCAATGGTTGCGGGCTGTGGCGGGACGACGTCTTCGAGCGCCGTTCACGGCACGGTCTCGGATATAGAGCGTAACGTGGTTATAGATGCCAGGGTCTGGATCGGCGGCCAGCAGACGAGATCGCTGGCGTCAGGCGCATTCCGACTGCCGAACGCGCCGAGCGGCTGGCAGACGATCCGCGCCTCGGCTACTGTCAACGGGGCGACCTGGGAGGGCACTACGGCGGTCGAAGTTCTGCGTGACGGCCCGACGATGAACGCGAATATCGTACTCTCTCCCGCGAGTCAGCAGACCAGCATCGAGGGATACGTCAAGGACTCGACCGGCAAGGGCGTGTCCGGCGCGCGGGTGCTTCTGACCACTCGGCTTCTCCGGCCCTCCGATTCCAGCGCCTACGATGGTCCTTACGGCTCGATCGTGGCGGTTACGGATGGCAACGGGCGCTATACCATGAGGGATGTGCCGCTCGGCTTGAGCGCCGTCATATCAGCATCGAAGGTGGCTTTCGAGAACGACGAAGTCGAGATTCCGAACATCACCAGCAGTATGTGGGTTGACTTTCGTCTCTACGAGTCTACGTTGGACACCCCGGAGCCGCCCACTCTGGAGTACATTGAGTCATACACGATGCCGAATCCGCTGACAAGGTCGCTCTCGGCCTCGTCGGTGTCAGGAAGCAATCCTTACGACGCCGTCCGGGCATTTACCTCTGAGAGGTTCCGGGAAGCGCTCAAGACAAGGAAGCAGCCTGAGAAGCAGACGATGGCGGTCAGGGCCGTATCGCCCGACTCGCTTATCGAGATCGACCTGTACTGGAATGCGCTTGACGCGAACCTGTCGAAGTATCTGGCCGGCTATGGCATCTACCGCAAGGTCGGTAGTGCTGCCAGACAGGCGATTGACTTCGTCCGCGATCCATACGCCAACTTCTACGGCGACATGGGCGGTGAGATCGAGCCCGGCCTGAGCTACTACTACCGTGTCTCAGCGGTGCATACGGAGTTCCTGGACCGGTGGAACGAGTGGATTGACGAGTCTGAGAGCAACTGGAGCAACGAGTTGAGCGTGACGCCTCTCGGCTATCTGCGGTCGTCTCTCCCCGCTAATGGAGGCTCCGTGTCCGGCAATCCGCTGTTCACATGGCAGGCGCTATCACGGGCCGTTGCATACTCGGTCTATCTCTATGACCGATTCCCGACCATCCCTCTCGATCCGGGAGGGGACTACGGCGGCGATCCTCCGTCCTACGGTGTCTTCCCGATCTGGACGTCGGACTGGGAGGACGTAACCTCGGTCAGGTACGATGGGTCCCCACTCCGGAGCGGACGGACGTACTACTGGATAGTGACAGCGGTGGACTATACCGAGACCGCTTACTCTTACGCTGAGCTGAGATCCTTTGTCGCGGACTAGCCTATGAAGCGTTGGCTCCCGTACATAACCGGGCTGGTGCTGGTCGCTGGGATCGCATGGTCTTTTGCCTACATGCGGGCCCTCCACCCATTCGGCAGAGCGGTCACCGATCTCGGTGACGAGCACCTGCAGGACGTCGGTCTCGTCTTCGAGGGTGCGACCCTCGTCGGTTGGTCGGAGCGCCAGCGGATCTGGAAGATTCAGGCGAAGACCGTCGAGGTCAGTCGCGACAGGCGGCGTGCGACGTTCCGGCACGTTACCGCGGGCAGCCTCATCAAGGACGGCGAGCCGATCGCGACCATGAAGGCTGGCAAGGTCGTATACAACACCATCACGCGCAATGCGTTCGTGCCCGGAGCGGCCGCCCTCGCGGTGAAGGACGGCCCGTCGTTCAAGACAAACAGCATCTACTGGAAGGCCTCTGCTTCCAGACTTGCGTGTGGGGGTGGAGTGAGTGCGACGTTCGGCGGTAGCACATTTCACGGCGAAAAGATGGTCGCCGACCTTGCGAAGAAGGAACTGACCATCTCGAAGGTGTACGGAACCATACGGTTGCCGGACTGAGAGGAGAGCGTGCGGTGCGCGCATTGAAGACACGTCCGAATCGAGGGCTATGGTGGGCATTGTCCTGCGTGGCGCTGGCGCTCGCGGCTGTCGCGGTCGTTGCCCAGCAGCCAGCAAAGCCTCCCGCCGAACCGAAGTATACCGAGATCAAGTATTCGGCCGACGCTTCGTCGTACCGTTGGGAAGGCGACGACCGCGTGATCTCGCTCAAAGGAAACGTGAGGTTCATCCAGGGTGATACCACGGTCACCGCAGACAAGGCCGACTATCAGGAGAAGACCAAGACCGCGGTGATCTCGGGCAGTCTGAAGATCGCGGACCCGCAGACCACCATCACCGGCGAGCAGTGTACGGTGAACTTCGAAGCGAAGACCGCCGCGCTGATCGGGAAGGTCAGCATGGTTACCAAGCCGAAATCCAAGCCCGACAAGCCCGTCGATGACGCCAACAAGTCGCTCAAGTCCGAATGGAAGGACGAGGCAGTAGTCACCTGCGACAAGGTCGAGTACTTCTACAAGGAGAAGCGCGCAGAGGCGTCCGGCAACCTGAAGATCGTTCAGAAGAACAGGGTCATCACAGCCGATGCGGCGACATATCTCGTCAGGGAAGAGACCTTGAAGCTCGCTGGCAACATCCAGGCCGTGGACGACAAGGAGAAGCACAGCTTCTCTGCCCCGAAGGTCACGGTTTCACTCAAGGAAGGCGAGGAGTGG is a window from the Armatimonadota bacterium genome containing:
- the lptC gene encoding LPS export ABC transporter periplasmic protein LptC, coding for MRALKTRPNRGLWWALSCVALALAAVAVVAQQPAKPPAEPKYTEIKYSADASSYRWEGDDRVISLKGNVRFIQGDTTVTADKADYQEKTKTAVISGSLKIADPQTTITGEQCTVNFEAKTAALIGKVSMVTKPKSKPDKPVDDANKSLKSEWKDEAVVTCDKVEYFYKEKRAEASGNLKIVQKNRVITADAATYLVREETLKLAGNIQAVDDKEKHSFSAPKVTVSLKEGEEWIEAEGASGTFQVKDEDEPAAASSQSTPE
- a CDS encoding carboxypeptidase regulatory-like domain-containing protein; protein product: MKSFESRMILMLFAVSFAAAMVAGCGGTTSSSAVHGTVSDIERNVVIDARVWIGGQQTRSLASGAFRLPNAPSGWQTIRASATVNGATWEGTTAVEVLRDGPTMNANIVLSPASQQTSIEGYVKDSTGKGVSGARVLLTTRLLRPSDSSAYDGPYGSIVAVTDGNGRYTMRDVPLGLSAVISASKVAFENDEVEIPNITSSMWVDFRLYESTLDTPEPPTLEYIESYTMPNPLTRSLSASSVSGSNPYDAVRAFTSERFREALKTRKQPEKQTMAVRAVSPDSLIEIDLYWNALDANLSKYLAGYGIYRKVGSAARQAIDFVRDPYANFYGDMGGEIEPGLSYYYRVSAVHTEFLDRWNEWIDESESNWSNELSVTPLGYLRSSLPANGGSVSGNPLFTWQALSRAVAYSVYLYDRFPTIPLDPGGDYGGDPPSYGVFPIWTSDWEDVTSVRYDGSPLRSGRTYYWIVTAVDYTETAYSYAELRSFVAD
- the csaB gene encoding polysaccharide pyruvyl transferase CsaB, which translates into the protein MAASKRITISGYYGFSNAGDEAVLASIVGGLRRHMGDGVEITVLSATPAETADAYGVTAVPRMDMGRVREAIHGCDLLISGGGSLIQDATSFKSLVYYLLVITTARRAGRQVMILGQGIGPLRRLSSREFTRMALDGVPLITVRDLESADLLAEIGVRRSRIEVTADPTLVLEPCDPEQARKLLSESGVGPSDAVVAVALREWPESPGLEEAAAAALSRLSARIPARLLLVPMQRPEDFRLAERVRESVGDKVAVLRQGCDPRLILGVIAECRMVIAMRLHALIFAASAGVPAVGIAYDPKVESFLSASGQESVSLAEMESGVLTDRVLEAWDRRDELCRRLSARVPAMRELAERNLSLAVECIDRRGR